A single window of Acinetobacter wuhouensis DNA harbors:
- a CDS encoding glutathione S-transferase family protein yields MITLHHLEQSRSLRILWALEELGVEYQVKYYKRLPTFSAPPELKQIHPLGKAPVLTDGDLVIAESAVILDYLQNTYDTENKFKPHEPKDLMQYNYWMHYAEGSLMPLLVFNLVLSNVPKHVPFIIKPVAKKITEGVKAGFINPRLADHIPFLESHLTKHDYFAGDFSFADIQMSFPIVALQERVAGKYPLLKEYADRIQQRPAFQNAKAKSGF; encoded by the coding sequence ATGATTACGTTACATCATTTGGAACAGTCACGTTCTCTGAGAATTTTGTGGGCGTTGGAAGAGTTAGGTGTCGAATATCAAGTCAAATATTATAAACGCTTACCGACTTTTTCTGCGCCACCTGAACTCAAACAGATTCATCCTTTAGGTAAAGCGCCCGTATTAACGGATGGTGATTTGGTTATTGCTGAATCTGCGGTGATTTTGGATTATTTACAAAACACTTATGACACTGAAAATAAATTCAAACCTCACGAACCCAAAGATCTGATGCAATACAATTATTGGATGCACTATGCAGAAGGTTCTTTGATGCCTTTATTAGTATTTAACTTGGTATTGAGCAATGTACCCAAGCATGTGCCTTTTATTATCAAACCTGTTGCAAAGAAGATTACTGAAGGCGTAAAAGCAGGATTTATTAATCCTCGGTTGGCAGATCACATTCCATTCTTAGAAAGTCATTTAACCAAACATGATTATTTTGCAGGAGATTTTTCTTTTGCAGATATTCAAATGAGTTTTCCAATTGTCGCTTTGCAAGAGCGTGTGGCGGGGAAATATCCCTTATTAAAAGAATATGCTGACCGTATTCAACAGCGCCCCGCATTTCAAAATGCTAAAGCAAAAAGTGGTTTTTAG
- a CDS encoding alpha/beta fold hydrolase: protein MNLIFLPGASGNTEFWRPVAEKLVVTGEKTVIAYPSFGGYPDHVDVHNFKDLQSYVLDQIQQSSVIIAQSMGGIFAVQAALQKPELIEAVVLVATSGGIDLSPFDVADWREDYQLNFSVPDWFVRPHIFLDEQLYKIDCPVLLIWGDADPISPVAVGQYLHGKIVISELHVIENGQHDLAFTHANQLTQIIQKFLEKIEEAK from the coding sequence ATGAATTTGATCTTTTTACCTGGTGCATCTGGAAATACTGAATTTTGGCGCCCTGTTGCAGAAAAACTCGTTGTGACTGGAGAAAAGACAGTAATCGCTTACCCCAGTTTTGGTGGTTATCCCGATCATGTCGATGTACACAATTTCAAAGATTTGCAGAGTTATGTTCTAGATCAAATTCAACAATCCTCAGTCATCATTGCGCAATCAATGGGTGGAATTTTTGCGGTGCAAGCGGCATTGCAAAAGCCAGAATTGATTGAAGCTGTAGTCTTGGTCGCGACATCAGGTGGTATCGACTTAAGCCCATTTGATGTGGCGGATTGGAGAGAGGATTATCAACTAAACTTCTCTGTGCCTGATTGGTTCGTTCGTCCGCACATCTTTTTAGATGAACAGCTTTATAAAATTGACTGTCCTGTGTTATTGATTTGGGGTGATGCTGATCCGATTAGCCCCGTGGCAGTGGGGCAATATTTACATGGCAAGATTGTGATTTCAGAACTGCATGTGATTGAAAATGGGCAACATGATTTAGCTTTTACTCATGCTAATCAATTAACTCAAATCATTCAGAAATTTTTAGAAAAAATAGAAGAGGCAAAATAA
- a CDS encoding helix-turn-helix domain-containing protein, with protein MKYKTLEILQLHNAQLIDTVHIGSGIQMAAWSNQKDNVSVCSNHHTLSLYIRGGYESYRKTSTGWRNGGAPDRFCLMPQGLESTWDVRDHLSFVHLYYTDQHLKNIAVKIWDKEPSQIQLNEKDFIQDPLVSATYRHFLLNGQWQDQENQLQFSSAANLLLNHLIQNYSSVQWRLPYVSGGLAPHILRTVLEWIEQHLHLSISIADLAHQANLSEYHFAHMFKQSTGQSPHQYVLHTRLKKAHELILNSHLELIEIALSCGFSSASHFSTRFKHHFGYIPSQLRK; from the coding sequence ATGAAATACAAAACGCTTGAAATACTACAACTGCACAATGCCCAACTGATTGACACAGTTCATATCGGTTCAGGGATACAAATGGCTGCATGGTCAAATCAAAAAGATAATGTCAGCGTTTGTAGTAATCATCACACCTTAAGCCTTTATATTCGAGGTGGCTATGAAAGTTATCGAAAGACTTCTACAGGTTGGAGAAATGGTGGTGCACCAGATCGATTTTGTCTAATGCCACAAGGCTTAGAATCGACTTGGGATGTCCGAGATCACTTAAGTTTTGTGCATTTATATTATACAGATCAGCACTTAAAAAATATTGCTGTGAAAATATGGGATAAAGAACCCTCTCAGATTCAACTAAACGAAAAAGACTTTATTCAGGACCCATTGGTCAGTGCGACTTATCGTCATTTTTTATTAAATGGACAGTGGCAAGATCAAGAAAATCAATTACAGTTTAGTTCAGCAGCCAATCTATTATTGAACCATTTAATTCAAAATTACAGTAGTGTTCAATGGAGACTTCCCTATGTTTCGGGTGGTTTAGCACCGCACATTTTAAGGACTGTTTTGGAATGGATCGAACAACATTTACATCTATCAATCAGTATTGCAGATCTTGCTCATCAAGCAAATCTGAGTGAATACCATTTTGCTCATATGTTTAAGCAATCTACAGGACAATCACCACATCAATATGTATTACACACACGCCTAAAAAAAGCCCATGAATTGATTTTAAATAGTCATTTAGAACTAATCGAAATTGCTTTAAGTTGTGGATTTAGTTCAGCAAGTCACTTCAGCACACGATTTAAACATCATTTTGGCTATATACCGTCTCAATTACGTAAATAA